From Ptychodera flava strain L36383 chromosome 2, AS_Pfla_20210202, whole genome shotgun sequence, the proteins below share one genomic window:
- the LOC139152662 gene encoding uncharacterized protein: MRQNIEAAPCCAFGGYVSSSGGTQRLTSSALNNKSTVRRGKNVEATHRRALSVEPSVDSEQFTDRPRTPPVQRPRQRSKSSLSSRSLTLEAETLQRFETPQLQATTDLQGSTTACRHDLTFRNRPATSRRPGTPRRSATPTQRPRTAANVTVASFCDWSDPSSLVDCSFSDMRGRANSVDEDGSARRIDGPHFDARSVTGRMFVREKTTLTKGEQAIIGGIVRNKSDIRVPFPRTSTSKSIDVSPSSTVQVPKHDLDTNNRDAWLLRHNNYFLEALEGAHNLNPVLISDGCQGNDNGSEKQKSKEWREQGILQTSRNLCKGLSISPRLTSVVTQRNGMISDRAGNIVYDPTRDGHNDIRNSDDFAHKTGFFVTAQKFRFFKFPELHLGALDRDRSREKHDLLRKRKIPPIVIPNRQGR; encoded by the coding sequence ATGCGTCAGAATATTGAAGCTGCGCCGTGCTGTGCCTTCGGTGGCTACGTGTCGTCGAGTGGCGGTACGCAACGTTTGACGAGTAGTGCACTCAACAATAAATCAACAGTCCGTCGAGGTAAAAACGTTGAAGCAACTCACCGGCGAGCACTAAGTGTGGAGCCATCGGTTGATAGCGAACAGTTTACCGATCGACCGAGAACTCCACCGGTACAAAGGCCACGGCAAAGGTCAAAATCGTCGTTGTCAAGTCGATCGCTAACTCTGGAAGCCGAGACGTTGCAGAGATTTGAAACCCCGCAATTGCAAGCTACAACAGATTTACAAGGATCAACGACTGCGTGCAGGCACGACTTGACTTTCCGCAATCGACCTGCCACCTCACGTCGACCGGGGACGCCAAGGCGATCGGCGACGCCCACCCAAAGGCCGAGGACAGCTGCAAATGTCACCGTAGCTAGCTTCTGCGACTGGAGCGACCCGTCGAGCCTCGTCGACTGCAGTTTCAGCGATATGCGGGGCAGGGCAAACAGCGTCGACGAAGACGGCTCCGCGAGGCGAATCGATGGTCCCCACTTCGACGCCAGGTCAGTGACTGGCCGAATGTTCGTGCGTGAAAAGACGACGCTGACAAAAGGAGAGCAGGCCATAATAGGCGGTATTGTACGGAACAAGAGCGATATACGGGTGCCTTTCCCGAGGACTTCAACTTCGAAAAGTATTGATGTATCACCGTCGTCCACCGTTCAAGTCCCTAAACATGACCTTGATACCAACAACCGCGATGCCTGGCTCCTTCGTCATAATAACTATTTCTTAGAAGCGTTGGAAGGTGCGCACAACTTGAACCCAGTTTTGATATCGGACGGTTGTCAAGGAAACGATAATGGAAGCGAGaagcaaaaatcaaaggaaTGGCGGGAACAGGGAATTTTACAAACATCGAGGAATCTATGCAAGGGGTTGAGCATCTCACCACGTTTGACGTCTGTGGTGACACAACGGAACGGGATGATAAGCGACAGGGCGGGAAATATTGTGTACGACCCGACGAGAGACGGCCATAACGATATCAGAAACTCGGACGACTTCGCTCATAAGACCGGGTTCTTCGTTACCGCGCAAAAATTCCGCTTTTTCAAATTTCCCGAGTTGCACCTGGGAGCGCTGGACCGGGACAGGAGCAGGGAAAAGCACGACTTACTGCGCAAGCGTAAGATACCTCCGATCGTGATTCCCAACAGACAGGGTAGGTGA